A single genomic interval of Pyrus communis chromosome 5, drPyrComm1.1, whole genome shotgun sequence harbors:
- the LOC137734220 gene encoding uncharacterized protein, translating into MAIMNENQCRRQEESAQMLLAMKEEGDREQERERNREEVVEAVDEQTSQLPVERYSIGCESREEEDGGRQDGMEKEEEGTVGQQEGSEEEEDAEVLEQRPSLPPVEVHDIALSWREERAGEQEDGRGEEEDAQVFEQPPSPSPPPSEQHHWLCHLCMEEGRSWST; encoded by the exons ATGGCAATAATGAACGAAAACCAGTGCCGtcggcaagaagaatcggcccaaatgcttttggccatgaaggaagaaggggatagggagcaagaaag agagagaaacagagaggaGGTCGTTGAAGCTGTTGATGAGCAAACTTCACAGCTTCCCGTTGAACGATATAGCATTGGGTGTGAAtcgagagaggaagaagatggaggaAGGCAAGATGGAATGGAAAAAGAGGAG GAAGGAACTGTAGGACAACAAGAAGGAAGCGAGGAAGAAGAGGATGCCGAAGTTCTTGAGCAGCGACCTTCCCTGCCCCCTGTTGAAGTACATGACATTGCCCTTTCTTGGAGAGAGGAAAGAGCCGGAGAACAGGAAGATGGAAGGGGAGAAGAGGAGGATGCACAAGTTTTTGAGCAGCCGCCTTCCCCATCCCCACCCCCTTCTGAACAACATCATTGGTTGTGTCACTTGTGTATGGAGGAAGGAAGGAGCTGGAGCACATGA